Proteins encoded by one window of Blautia luti:
- a CDS encoding SPFH domain-containing protein: MGLIKAAAGAAGSTLADQWKEFFYCEAIDNEVLAVKGEKRIGGRSSNKRGSDNIISDGSGIAVADGQCMIIVEQGKVVEVCAEPGEFTYDTSTEPSIFTGGLSEGIKKTFETVKKRFAYGGDTGKDQRVYYFNTKELVGNKFGTANPIPFRVVDRNIGLDIDVSVRCNGVYSYKIVDPLLFYTNVCGNFAQQYDREEIESQLKTEFISALQPAFAQISEMQIRPSAIPGHVQELCDAMNQALTQKWQQARGLAIVSIAMNPVTLPEEDAQLIKDAQKNAILRDPTMAAATLAGAQADAMKAAASNKAGSMTGFMGMGMASQAGGANMQSLYQMGVQQQAQAAPKMQPASGTWKCECGAENTGKFCAECGKPKPQPAEWTCSCGAVNTGKFCSECGSPRPADRWTCSCGAVNTGKFCAECGKPRQ, from the coding sequence ATGGGATTAATTAAAGCAGCTGCAGGAGCAGCAGGCAGCACACTGGCGGATCAGTGGAAAGAATTTTTTTACTGTGAGGCAATTGATAATGAAGTTCTTGCCGTGAAGGGGGAGAAAAGGATAGGGGGACGTTCCTCTAACAAAAGAGGCAGTGATAATATCATTTCCGATGGTTCGGGAATCGCGGTAGCAGATGGCCAGTGCATGATCATCGTGGAGCAGGGCAAAGTTGTTGAAGTCTGCGCAGAACCGGGAGAATTTACTTATGATACCTCTACAGAACCCAGTATTTTTACAGGCGGGCTCAGTGAAGGAATCAAAAAGACCTTTGAAACAGTGAAGAAGCGTTTTGCCTATGGAGGAGATACGGGAAAAGATCAGAGAGTATATTATTTTAATACAAAAGAGCTGGTAGGAAACAAGTTTGGAACAGCCAATCCCATCCCTTTCAGAGTGGTAGACAGAAATATCGGACTGGATATTGATGTATCTGTGCGCTGCAATGGAGTATATTCTTATAAAATTGTAGATCCGCTGCTGTTTTATACAAATGTCTGCGGTAATTTTGCTCAGCAGTATGACAGGGAAGAAATTGAGTCTCAGTTGAAAACAGAATTTATAAGTGCACTTCAGCCTGCGTTTGCACAGATTTCCGAGATGCAGATCCGGCCAAGTGCGATTCCGGGACATGTACAGGAACTGTGTGATGCCATGAATCAGGCGCTGACACAGAAATGGCAGCAGGCCAGAGGTCTGGCGATCGTGTCCATTGCCATGAATCCGGTTACTCTTCCGGAAGAAGATGCACAGCTGATCAAAGATGCACAGAAAAATGCCATTCTCAGGGATCCTACAATGGCAGCTGCTACACTGGCAGGAGCGCAGGCAGATGCCATGAAAGCAGCAGCTTCCAATAAGGCCGGTTCCATGACAGGATTTATGGGTATGGGAATGGCCAGTCAGGCTGGCGGAGCCAATATGCAGAGTCTTTATCAGATGGGAGTGCAGCAGCAGGCACAGGCAGCACCAAAGATGCAACCGGCATCCGGTACATGGAAATGTGAATGCGGTGCAGAGAATACCGGCAAGTTCTGTGCAGAATGCGGAAAACCGAAACCTCAGCCAGCAGAGTGGACCTGCAGCTGCGGTGCAGTAAATACCGGAAAATTCTGTTCTGAATGCGGGAGCCCCAGACCGGCTGACAGATGGACCTGCAGCTGTGGAGCGGTAAATACCGGTAAATTCTGTGCGGAATGTGGAAAACCAAGACAATAA
- a CDS encoding AAA family ATPase — translation MKPLKLTLSAFGPYAGETVIDFTQLGGQGLFLVTGDTGAGKTTIFDGITFSLYGETSGGVREASMLRSKYAKPETPTYAEYIFEYKDTVYTVRRSPDYERPKTRGTGMTTQKGEALLTFSDGRAPVTKLKEVNQAVTELIGLDMKQFTQIAMIAQGDFRKLLLADTEERSNIFRKLFHTDIYKVIQEKLKLEAGGLDKAYKELLRSIRQYTEQVRYSIEDPLGQQWTVMEKNKFEGNLEEGLEILEQFLKADKDTWKALNKQIKENDGKLDKVNQLLGKIHKEADAKARKEKLLEEREVLLPQLEQAQKDAENAAKEPEKIQQLILSIQKEKENLDRYTNLENLIREIVNVSAQIEKLKTDSTVLQNRQKETKAVLEEKQKEYQATDRTEKEKAETDFQKEKIDNLYAGVCKNCGNLEFLLTKIQDLGTQSEKMEKQSEQMTKSLADLEEQLAFGGNLETKENSLIMRLQQIHKMKDQQKRCQDLEKEAESKKKVYLTASQNRAEIKEILNKMEQAYLDAQAGVLAADLQDGMPCPVCGSVHHPKLTQIPEEVPTEEQLKKQKMSAETAEKAASDASVQAGSAAGLVQRSKEELAEEVRNYAAQFLPEEKAEEILRNEAADPELRLFVKAQESQVQTELEEIQKQKKVQQDLVKKKEKFTGQLEQHAKEFQKLQISLEKRKSQQESIQEQLQNQLEEPIFAWLCEEIQQKLKADSGLQQDQSSKAVHHQQEGQEVSLLLQQGKKASEWLKQQQDILKQKQKDLTALLEQRKLLETQINKIQTELTTLTDQNNQNQQQTAAEKSRLEQMQKQKESMEKELGEKTKEEIQSQIQLQTQERQTLETHYKTVTEAKETLEKRMTELNSVITSLTEQLKEAVNISVEELNAQKENFIQQKKAFSSERDEIHARLEINGDMYEKIRRQQTKLLKTEIRWKWMKSLSDTANGTITGKAKIMLETYIQMQYFDRILARANIRLMTMSSGQYELVRRKENKSRVGKTGLELDVIDHYNGTIRSVKTLSGGETFQASLSLALGLSDEIQSSSGGIQLDTMFVDEGFGSLDEDALDQAIRALKDLSQGSRLVGIVSHVSELKERIDKKIIVTKERTEEGVGSTICIEN, via the coding sequence CAGTGTATACAGTTCGGAGAAGTCCGGATTATGAGCGGCCAAAGACCAGAGGTACGGGAATGACCACACAGAAAGGGGAGGCGCTGCTTACTTTTTCGGATGGGAGAGCTCCGGTGACGAAGCTGAAGGAAGTGAACCAGGCGGTTACGGAGCTGATTGGGTTGGATATGAAACAGTTTACGCAGATTGCCATGATCGCGCAGGGAGATTTCAGGAAATTACTTCTGGCTGATACAGAGGAGCGCAGCAATATTTTCAGAAAGCTTTTTCATACAGATATTTATAAGGTGATCCAGGAGAAGCTGAAATTGGAAGCCGGTGGTCTGGACAAGGCGTATAAAGAACTGCTGAGAAGTATTCGTCAGTATACGGAACAGGTCAGATATTCCATAGAAGATCCTCTGGGACAGCAGTGGACAGTGATGGAGAAGAATAAATTTGAGGGAAATCTGGAAGAAGGACTGGAAATCCTGGAGCAGTTTCTGAAAGCAGACAAAGATACATGGAAAGCCCTGAATAAGCAGATAAAAGAAAATGATGGAAAACTGGATAAAGTGAACCAGCTTCTGGGAAAAATTCATAAAGAAGCAGATGCAAAGGCCAGAAAAGAGAAACTTCTGGAAGAGAGAGAAGTACTGCTTCCACAGCTTGAACAGGCGCAAAAAGATGCAGAGAATGCAGCCAAAGAACCTGAGAAGATTCAACAGCTGATACTTTCCATACAGAAAGAAAAGGAGAATCTGGATCGTTATACGAACCTGGAAAATCTGATCCGTGAAATAGTAAATGTTTCTGCTCAGATAGAGAAATTGAAAACAGACAGTACAGTACTGCAGAACCGTCAGAAAGAAACGAAAGCAGTACTGGAAGAGAAGCAGAAAGAATATCAGGCAACAGACCGCACGGAAAAAGAAAAAGCAGAAACAGATTTCCAGAAAGAGAAGATAGATAATCTCTATGCGGGAGTCTGTAAGAATTGCGGTAATCTGGAGTTTCTTCTGACAAAGATCCAGGATCTGGGAACACAGTCCGAGAAAATGGAAAAACAGTCTGAACAGATGACAAAGTCTCTGGCTGATCTGGAAGAACAGCTTGCTTTCGGCGGTAATCTGGAAACAAAAGAGAACAGTCTGATCATGCGTTTACAGCAGATACACAAAATGAAAGATCAGCAGAAACGATGCCAGGATCTGGAAAAAGAAGCAGAGAGCAAAAAGAAGGTTTATCTGACAGCTTCTCAGAACCGGGCAGAAATAAAAGAAATTCTGAACAAAATGGAGCAGGCTTATCTGGATGCCCAGGCAGGCGTACTGGCAGCTGATCTTCAGGATGGAATGCCGTGTCCGGTATGCGGTTCTGTTCATCATCCGAAGCTTACGCAGATCCCAGAGGAAGTTCCAACAGAAGAACAGCTGAAAAAGCAGAAAATGTCAGCAGAAACTGCGGAGAAAGCGGCATCTGATGCAAGTGTGCAGGCTGGATCAGCCGCAGGGTTGGTACAGCGCTCAAAGGAAGAACTGGCAGAAGAAGTCAGAAACTATGCAGCGCAGTTTCTGCCAGAAGAGAAGGCAGAGGAAATACTTCGGAATGAAGCTGCTGATCCTGAATTACGCCTATTCGTAAAAGCTCAGGAAAGCCAGGTGCAGACAGAATTAGAAGAAATTCAAAAACAGAAGAAAGTTCAGCAGGATTTGGTGAAGAAAAAGGAAAAATTCACCGGACAGTTGGAACAACATGCAAAAGAATTTCAGAAGCTACAGATCAGTCTGGAAAAGAGAAAGAGTCAGCAGGAGAGTATTCAGGAACAATTACAGAATCAACTGGAAGAGCCGATATTTGCATGGCTGTGTGAAGAGATACAGCAGAAACTGAAAGCAGATTCAGGATTGCAGCAAGATCAGAGCAGTAAGGCAGTGCATCATCAGCAGGAAGGACAAGAAGTATCACTGCTTCTGCAGCAGGGAAAGAAAGCATCAGAATGGTTGAAACAGCAGCAGGATATTCTGAAACAAAAACAAAAAGATCTGACCGCACTTCTGGAGCAGAGAAAACTTCTGGAGACCCAAATAAACAAAATACAGACAGAACTTACAACACTTACAGACCAGAACAACCAGAATCAGCAGCAGACAGCGGCAGAGAAGTCCAGACTTGAACAGATGCAGAAACAAAAAGAGAGCATGGAAAAGGAACTGGGAGAAAAAACGAAAGAGGAAATCCAGTCTCAGATCCAGCTGCAGACTCAGGAACGCCAGACGCTTGAAACGCATTATAAAACTGTAACAGAAGCGAAAGAAACATTAGAGAAGAGGATGACAGAGCTGAATTCTGTGATCACATCTCTGACAGAGCAGTTAAAAGAAGCTGTAAATATTTCAGTTGAGGAACTGAATGCTCAGAAAGAAAATTTCATACAGCAAAAGAAAGCATTTTCATCAGAACGAGATGAAATCCATGCCCGCCTGGAGATCAATGGCGATATGTACGAGAAAATCCGCAGACAGCAGACGAAACTCCTGAAAACAGAAATCCGCTGGAAATGGATGAAATCTCTTTCAGATACAGCAAATGGTACAATCACGGGTAAAGCAAAGATCATGCTGGAAACTTATATTCAGATGCAGTACTTCGACCGTATCCTTGCGCGGGCCAATATCCGTCTCATGACTATGAGCAGCGGTCAGTATGAGTTAGTCCGCCGGAAAGAGAATAAAAGCAGGGTAGGCAAAACGGGTCTGGAACTGGATGTAATAGATCATTATAATGGAACCATCCGAAGCGTTAAGACCCTGTCCGGCGGAGAAACATTCCAGGCATCCCTGTCACTGGCGTTAGGGCTTTCCGATGAGATCCAGTCAAGTTCTGGAGGAATTCAACTTGATACGATGTTTGTAGATGAAGGCTTCGGATCTCTCGATGAGGATGCACTTGACCAGGCAATCCGGGCATTAAAAGATCTCAGTCAGGGAAGCAGACTGGTGGGGATCGTTTCCCATGTATCAGAGCTGAAGGAGCGTATTGATAAGAAGATCATAGTAACTAAGGAACGAACAGAAGAGGGAGTCGGAAGTACGATCTGTATAGAAAACTAA
- a CDS encoding DUF3793 family protein, with translation MLEKSVIEHCSPTLASIKTGNLFTYKYESEEKLWKSVDGFNECVKEKGVSLTVLRKSESKALIYVCRSSSLEKDLKKPGVANFMKKYGYESTDPSYALERLRSRLAQREDFPHEIGLFLGYPLGDVIGFVKNAGQNCKCVGCWKVYCNECEAVKAFAKFKKCTSVYVRLWSQGRSVRQLTVAA, from the coding sequence ATGCTGGAGAAATCTGTGATCGAACATTGTTCACCTACATTAGCATCTATTAAAACCGGAAATCTTTTTACATATAAATATGAATCTGAGGAAAAATTATGGAAAAGCGTGGATGGCTTTAATGAATGCGTAAAAGAAAAAGGTGTTTCCCTCACAGTACTTCGTAAGAGTGAAAGTAAGGCATTAATTTATGTGTGTCGTTCTTCCAGTCTGGAGAAAGATCTGAAGAAACCTGGTGTGGCGAATTTCATGAAGAAATATGGATATGAAAGTACAGATCCGTCATACGCGCTGGAGAGACTGAGAAGCCGTCTGGCACAGCGAGAAGATTTTCCTCATGAAATCGGATTATTTCTGGGATATCCGTTAGGAGATGTGATCGGATTTGTCAAGAACGCAGGGCAGAATTGTAAATGCGTGGGCTGCTGGAAAGTTTACTGCAATGAATGTGAAGCAGTGAAGGCTTTTGCAAAATTTAAGAAATGCACCAGCGTATATGTACGTCTCTGGAGCCAGGGCAGGAGTGTACGCCAGCTGACAGTGGCAGCATAA
- a CDS encoding flavodoxin: MSKVAVVYWSSTGNTEAMANAVVDGIKEKGGEAVLRTCEDFDGSKVAEYDAIAFGCPAMGDEVLEDTEFEPMFDGCKDALKGKNIALFGSYGWGDGEWMRNWEESCKETGANLVCDSVICQEEPDDEATDACKALGAALVG, from the coding sequence ATGAGTAAAGTAGCAGTTGTATATTGGAGCAGCACAGGAAACACAGAGGCAATGGCAAACGCAGTTGTAGACGGAATCAAGGAAAAAGGCGGCGAAGCTGTTCTTCGTACCTGCGAGGATTTTGACGGATCTAAAGTAGCTGAATATGATGCAATCGCTTTCGGATGCCCTGCAATGGGAGATGAAGTTCTCGAAGACACAGAATTCGAGCCAATGTTCGACGGATGTAAGGATGCCCTGAAAGGCAAAAATATTGCTCTGTTTGGTTCCTATGGATGGGGAGACGGCGAATGGATGCGCAACTGGGAAGAGTCCTGTAAAGAAACAGGCGCAAATCTTGTATGCGACAGTGTAATCTGCCAGGAAGAGCCAGATGATGAAGCTACAGATGCATGCAAAGCTTTAGGCGCTGCTTTAGTAGGCTGA